A stretch of the Amycolatopsis sp. BJA-103 genome encodes the following:
- a CDS encoding alginate lyase family protein, translating into MSLPRKLLALTTLVPLALGLLSAPAQAAPATFTHPGVLVSRPQLDFVRTKVQAGAQPWKQAYNAMMSSSYASLSRSPKPRAVVECGPYSNPNLGCTDERQDAIAAYSLSLAWYITRDAKYATKAIEIMDAWSAVLKDHTNSNAPLQSAWSASSWPRAAEIIKHTYTGWPNSGRFGTMLRTVYLPEVINGSHSNGNWELSMTEAAIGISVFLDDKASYDKAVAKFRTRVPAYLYLTSDGALPKTAPGSGLDTRDKIVKYWQGQTTFVNGLSQETCRDFTHTGYGLAAIANFAETSRIQGQDLYPEIADRLREGLGFHAKYQMGAAVPSWLCGGSLKLGLGPITEVGYNHLHARLGHTMSNTEALTLRQRPAGTNSLFVSWQTLTHADNPQ; encoded by the coding sequence ATGTCCCTACCGAGGAAACTGCTCGCCCTGACCACGCTCGTCCCGTTGGCACTGGGCCTTCTCAGTGCCCCTGCGCAAGCAGCACCGGCCACGTTCACCCACCCAGGCGTACTGGTCAGCCGCCCGCAACTGGACTTCGTGCGCACCAAGGTCCAGGCCGGCGCGCAACCGTGGAAACAGGCCTACAACGCGATGATGTCGAGCTCGTACGCCTCATTGTCCCGGTCACCGAAACCGCGCGCCGTCGTCGAATGCGGCCCCTATTCGAATCCGAATCTCGGCTGTACCGATGAACGGCAAGACGCGATCGCGGCGTATTCCCTTTCCCTCGCCTGGTACATCACGCGCGACGCGAAATACGCGACGAAGGCGATCGAGATCATGGACGCCTGGTCCGCGGTCTTGAAGGACCACACGAACAGCAACGCGCCCCTGCAATCAGCGTGGTCGGCCTCCTCGTGGCCACGTGCGGCGGAGATCATCAAGCACACCTACACCGGCTGGCCGAATTCCGGCCGCTTCGGCACCATGCTCCGGACCGTGTACCTGCCCGAGGTGATCAACGGCAGTCACAGCAACGGAAACTGGGAACTCAGCATGACCGAGGCCGCGATCGGCATCTCGGTGTTCCTCGACGACAAGGCGAGCTACGACAAGGCCGTCGCGAAGTTCCGCACCCGCGTCCCCGCCTACCTCTACCTGACCAGCGACGGCGCGCTCCCGAAGACCGCGCCCGGCAGCGGCCTGGACACCCGCGACAAGATCGTGAAGTACTGGCAAGGCCAGACGACGTTCGTCAACGGCCTCTCGCAGGAGACCTGCCGCGACTTCACCCACACCGGCTACGGCCTCGCCGCCATCGCGAACTTCGCCGAGACCAGCCGCATCCAGGGCCAGGACCTCTATCCCGAGATCGCCGACCGCCTCCGCGAAGGTCTCGGCTTCCACGCGAAGTACCAGATGGGCGCCGCCGTCCCGTCGTGGCTCTGTGGCGGCAGCCTGAAGCTCGGCCTCGGCCCGATCACCGAGGTCGGCTACAACCACCTCCACGCGCGCCTCGGACACACCATGAGCAACACCGAGGCCCTCACCCTCCGCCAGCGCCCGGCGGGTACCAACAGCCTGTTCGTCTCCTGGCAGACCCTCACGCACGCCGACAACCCACAGTGA
- a CDS encoding discoidin domain-containing protein yields MVKPGIAAIAAIVLLAQPVTASSATAGPVESLLSVNKRTTTSTVENESFGGALAVDGDSTTRWASLEGDPQWIAVDLGGPADISRVKIFWESAHAKDYQIQASDDGQTWRDVKTVVASNGGLDEFAGLNTSARHVRIFSTARATEYGYSLWELEVYGVRTGDGDIQPPSVPTGLRQKSSTTESITLGWNPANDNVGVVEYEVLRNGNVIGRSATTSYTDTSLASGFDFQYAVRARDAAGNLSGSTSPVKASTRPSASDGIVIALAGDIAKAELPSEHQRTAELVGKIKPRYVLTVGDNQYVDGTIEEFRSYYDKTWGKFKRITKPTPGNHEWNNDLAGYKQYFGKIATPKGKPYYSFDVGAFHFVALDSDPVYNGGGAEQVAWLRKDLARTKKSCVVGYWHHPRFNSGNAGDAKSIAPLWNELAKAKADVVFAGHDHHYERTKPLDVNGHVDEANGVRSVIAGIGGDSLYLDYKAREGVEKILGKHGVMKLVLKGKTYSWEIIGTNGELLDKAGPYRCR; encoded by the coding sequence ATGGTGAAGCCGGGCATCGCCGCGATCGCGGCGATCGTCCTGCTCGCTCAGCCCGTGACCGCGTCCAGCGCCACGGCCGGACCGGTGGAATCACTGCTGTCGGTCAACAAACGCACCACCACGTCCACGGTCGAGAACGAGAGTTTCGGCGGCGCGCTCGCCGTCGACGGTGATTCGACGACCCGCTGGGCGAGCCTGGAGGGCGATCCACAGTGGATCGCGGTCGACCTCGGCGGTCCCGCGGACATCAGCCGGGTCAAGATCTTCTGGGAATCGGCCCACGCGAAGGACTATCAGATCCAGGCATCCGACGACGGCCAGACCTGGCGAGACGTCAAGACCGTCGTGGCCAGCAACGGCGGCCTCGACGAGTTCGCCGGCCTGAACACCTCCGCGAGGCACGTCCGGATCTTCAGCACCGCACGGGCGACCGAGTACGGGTACTCGCTGTGGGAACTGGAGGTCTACGGCGTCCGGACCGGCGACGGCGACATCCAGCCGCCGTCGGTGCCGACCGGGCTCCGGCAGAAGTCGTCCACCACCGAGAGCATCACGCTCGGCTGGAACCCGGCGAACGACAACGTCGGCGTCGTCGAGTACGAGGTGCTGCGCAACGGCAACGTCATCGGCCGGTCGGCGACGACCTCCTACACCGATACGTCGCTGGCGTCGGGTTTCGACTTCCAGTACGCGGTGCGGGCGCGGGACGCGGCGGGGAACCTGTCCGGATCGACCTCGCCGGTGAAGGCGTCGACCCGGCCTTCGGCGTCCGATGGCATCGTCATCGCCCTCGCCGGCGACATCGCGAAAGCGGAACTGCCGTCGGAGCACCAGCGGACGGCGGAGCTGGTGGGCAAGATCAAACCCCGGTACGTGCTGACGGTCGGCGACAATCAGTACGTCGACGGCACCATCGAAGAGTTCCGGTCCTACTACGACAAGACCTGGGGCAAGTTCAAGAGGATCACCAAACCGACGCCGGGCAACCACGAGTGGAACAACGACCTGGCGGGATACAAGCAGTACTTCGGGAAGATCGCGACACCCAAGGGAAAGCCGTACTACAGCTTCGACGTCGGCGCCTTCCACTTCGTCGCGCTGGATTCGGACCCGGTGTACAACGGCGGCGGCGCCGAACAGGTGGCTTGGTTGCGCAAGGACCTCGCGAGGACCAAGAAGTCCTGTGTCGTCGGATATTGGCATCATCCGCGGTTCAATTCCGGGAACGCCGGAGACGCGAAGAGCATCGCGCCGCTGTGGAACGAGCTGGCCAAAGCGAAGGCGGACGTCGTCTTCGCCGGGCACGATCACCACTACGAGCGGACGAAGCCCCTGGACGTCAACGGGCACGTCGACGAGGCCAACGGCGTGCGGTCGGTCATCGCCGGGATCGGCGGCGACAGCCTGTACCTCGACTACAAGGCCCGGGAAGGCGTCGAGAAGATCTTGGGCAAGCACGGGGTGATGAAGCTGGTGCTCAAGGGAAAGACCTATTCCTGGGAGATCATCGGCACCAACGGGGAACTGCTCGACAAAGCAGGCCCGTACCGCTGCCGGTGA
- a CDS encoding VOC family protein codes for MTSRFEWVAIDSVDPRRLADFWCGVLGYVIYQDTNGAAVEIGPDPEEPDEQRLAALRGGPAVPSMVFVRVPEAKTIAKNRLHFEVCPIDSDQQTELERLLALGASKTDVGQGDGRPWVVLADPEGNEFCLARSLAPGEFDL; via the coding sequence ATGACGAGTCGGTTCGAATGGGTGGCCATCGACAGCGTGGATCCGCGGCGATTGGCGGATTTCTGGTGCGGCGTACTGGGCTATGTCATTTATCAGGACACGAACGGCGCCGCGGTCGAGATCGGACCCGATCCGGAGGAGCCGGACGAACAGCGGTTGGCCGCGTTGCGTGGCGGGCCCGCTGTGCCGAGCATGGTCTTCGTCCGTGTTCCCGAGGCCAAGACCATCGCCAAGAACCGGCTGCATTTCGAGGTCTGCCCGATCGACAGTGACCAGCAGACCGAACTCGAGCGGTTGCTCGCGCTCGGCGCGTCCAAGACGGATGTGGGACAGGGAGACGGTCGGCCCTGGGTGGTACTTGCCGACCCGGAAGGAAACGAGTTCTGCCTGGCACGCAGCCTCGCGCCGGGGGAGTTCGACCTGTAG
- a CDS encoding discoidin domain-containing protein, producing the protein MKRRTPLAGVAVATLALLGQTLISSGTAAQAESLLSAGKPTTTSSVEGSGFEGANAVDGSATTRWASEEAVDPQWIAVDLGSAATVTKVKLTWEAAYAKTYKIQGSADGRTWTDIKSVTGGDGAVDEHPGLNASARHLRVHGTARGTTYGYSLWELEVYGDRVGGGDTQAPTVPTGLAATATTADSVTLGWTASTDNVGVAEYEVLRDGNVVGTTATTTYADSGLASGAEFGYSVRARDAAGNVSAASPVIRAATKPGGTGAVTIALAGDIANPELFSTHQGTANQVAKINPQYVLTVGDNQYHKGTISEYRAHYDKTWGKFKSITKPTTGNHEWDDQLRGYKEYFGAIAYPKGLPYYSYDIGDFHFVAMDSNPIYTGGGSEQVAWLRDDLAKNTKSCVIGYWHHPRFNSGNSGDKKQMAPLWNEMAKAKADVVFTGHDHHYERTKPLDVNGHVDEANGVRSVIAGIGGDYLYTDYKAREGVEKILAKHGVMKLVLNGKSYSWEIYDTAGKVLDKAGPYTCR; encoded by the coding sequence ATGAAACGGAGAACACCCCTGGCCGGTGTCGCGGTGGCGACCCTGGCCCTGCTGGGGCAGACACTGATCTCTTCGGGCACCGCCGCACAAGCGGAATCTCTGCTGTCCGCGGGCAAACCGACCACGACCTCATCGGTCGAGGGCTCCGGCTTCGAGGGCGCCAACGCCGTCGACGGGAGCGCCACGACCAGGTGGGCGAGCGAGGAGGCGGTCGATCCGCAGTGGATCGCCGTGGACCTCGGCAGCGCCGCGACCGTCACCAAGGTCAAACTGACCTGGGAAGCCGCCTACGCCAAGACCTACAAGATCCAGGGCTCGGCCGACGGCAGGACCTGGACCGACATCAAGTCGGTCACCGGCGGTGACGGCGCCGTCGACGAACACCCGGGCCTCAACGCCTCCGCACGCCACCTCCGCGTCCACGGTACGGCTCGCGGTACGACCTACGGTTACTCGTTGTGGGAGCTGGAGGTCTACGGCGACCGCGTCGGCGGCGGCGACACGCAGGCGCCGACGGTGCCCACGGGCCTCGCCGCGACGGCGACCACCGCGGACAGCGTCACCCTCGGCTGGACCGCGTCGACCGACAACGTCGGGGTCGCCGAGTACGAGGTGCTCCGCGACGGGAACGTCGTCGGAACCACGGCGACGACCACCTACGCCGACAGCGGGCTGGCGTCCGGAGCGGAGTTCGGCTACTCCGTGCGAGCACGGGACGCGGCGGGCAACGTCTCCGCGGCGAGTCCGGTGATCAGGGCCGCGACCAAACCCGGGGGCACCGGCGCCGTCACCATCGCACTGGCGGGTGACATCGCCAACCCCGAACTCTTCTCCACACACCAGGGAACGGCGAACCAGGTCGCCAAGATCAACCCGCAGTACGTGCTGACCGTGGGCGACAACCAGTACCACAAGGGCACCATCTCCGAGTACCGCGCCCACTACGACAAGACGTGGGGCAAGTTCAAGAGCATCACCAAACCCACGACGGGCAACCACGAGTGGGACGACCAGCTCAGGGGATACAAGGAGTACTTCGGCGCGATCGCGTACCCGAAGGGCTTGCCGTACTACAGCTACGACATCGGTGACTTCCACTTCGTCGCGATGGACTCGAACCCGATCTACACCGGCGGTGGTTCCGAACAGGTGGCCTGGCTGCGCGACGACCTGGCGAAGAACACCAAGTCCTGCGTCATCGGGTACTGGCACCACCCGCGCTTCAACTCGGGAAACTCCGGTGACAAGAAGCAGATGGCGCCGCTGTGGAACGAGATGGCCAAGGCGAAGGCGGACGTGGTGTTCACCGGGCACGACCATCATTACGAGCGGACGAAGCCGCTGGACGTCAACGGGCACGTCGACGAGGCGAACGGCGTGCGGTCGGTGATCGCCGGCATCGGCGGCGACTACCTCTACACCGACTACAAGGCGCGCGAAGGTGTCGAGAAGATCCTCGCCAAGCACGGCGTGATGAAGCTGGTGCTGAACGGAAAGTCGTATTCCTGGGAGATCTACGACACCGCAGGGAAGGTGCTCGACAAGGCAGGTCCGTACACCTGCCGCTGA
- a CDS encoding lactonase family protein: protein MTPANDDRTLLIVGSYTAASNADGEGIGTFWRDGRTGRLTPAGSLELDSPSWLTPHPTLPVLYAANETAEGAITAVAVGEDGTLEALNSLPTGGADPCHLGITPDGRFLVCANYSGGSLAVFALGPDGVPTVRTALVQHEGTGPNTERQEAAHVHMAVVDETGTLVSAVDLGTDEIRSYRLGEEGELIPVSVSALPAGTGPRQLVRRPGTNHAYVVGELAASLVTVREEPPGTFSVENSTPATLEPGGENLPGQLVLHGDRLFLSNRGPETITEFAFDGVLPKAVADHGTGEWPRHFSVVGEHCYVASQSEHVVQAYELATWRLIGSYPIGSPAFVGPWRH from the coding sequence GTGACTCCTGCGAACGACGACCGGACACTGCTCATCGTCGGCTCCTACACCGCCGCGAGCAACGCCGATGGCGAAGGCATCGGCACCTTCTGGCGCGACGGGCGGACCGGGCGACTGACCCCGGCGGGCTCGCTCGAACTGGATTCGCCGAGCTGGCTGACCCCGCACCCGACGCTGCCGGTGCTCTACGCCGCGAACGAAACGGCCGAAGGCGCGATCACCGCCGTGGCGGTCGGCGAGGACGGCACCCTCGAGGCCCTGAACTCGCTCCCGACCGGCGGGGCCGATCCGTGCCATCTGGGGATCACTCCCGATGGCCGGTTCCTGGTGTGCGCGAACTACAGCGGCGGCAGCCTGGCCGTGTTCGCACTGGGGCCCGACGGCGTTCCCACCGTGCGCACAGCGCTGGTCCAGCACGAGGGCACCGGACCCAACACGGAGCGGCAGGAAGCCGCACACGTGCACATGGCCGTGGTCGACGAGACCGGGACGCTGGTCAGCGCGGTCGACCTGGGCACCGACGAGATCCGCAGCTACCGCCTCGGCGAAGAAGGCGAACTGATCCCCGTCTCGGTGTCGGCGCTGCCCGCCGGGACCGGTCCCCGGCAGCTGGTCCGGCGCCCGGGCACGAACCACGCATACGTCGTCGGTGAACTGGCCGCCTCGTTGGTGACAGTGCGCGAAGAACCGCCAGGCACGTTCTCCGTGGAGAACTCGACTCCCGCGACGCTCGAGCCCGGCGGCGAGAACCTCCCAGGACAGCTCGTCCTGCACGGCGATCGGCTCTTCCTGTCGAACCGTGGCCCCGAAACGATCACGGAGTTCGCTTTCGACGGTGTCCTCCCGAAGGCCGTCGCCGATCACGGGACCGGCGAATGGCCACGACATTTCTCCGTCGTCGGCGAGCATTGTTATGTCGCGTCGCAGAGTGAACACGTGGTCCAAGCCTACGAACTCGCGACCTGGCGCTTGATCGGCAGCTATCCGATCGGAAGCCCGGCATTCGTCGGCCCTTGGCGGCACTGA